The genomic DNA GAGAGTACATTACATTAGTCttatctttgttttatttccacTGAAACACCTGGAGAGAAACTCTCACAGAGCTGCAGCCTAAAGAGACCAAGCTTCTCTGTTGTTTCAGGGTCCAAGCAAAATTGAGAGTACATTACATTAGtcttatatttgttttatttccacTGAAACACCTGGAGAGAAACTCTCACAGAGCTGCAGCCGAAAGAGACCAAGCCTCTCTGTTGTTTTAGAAGGAACAAACCTAACAACATATAAATATATGTACTTCAAACAGATGGCTTGGAGAAATTCATTTCTAGAAAGATAATGTTCTTGCTGTAAACTAAGCTTTTGCATTAAGAAACATAcctattgggggggggggggggcggaggCACACTCTGCAGACTGAGACAGCAGTGTTACCTCTGTTGTTACAAGCCCTGTTGGGGACCTGCATTGTTGTGTTTATACACCCACacatatttacaataataaaattatcacATGTGGATATTCATGAGTTaatcaaataaattaataaataatataatttttataGCTTATAACTTGTTAGGTAAAAATTAGAACAGGTAAcagtaattattattctgaTGTGTCCAAAATGTTGAATAACTGTTTTACATATGCAATATCTGTATAGGTGCAACCGAATCCCTAAAATTAAACTTTACATTGCTTTAGTTACAAATTGTATTCAGGACTTACTGTTTCTGTGTTAGGATTTTGTTCCTAATGAgcaccaggaaaaaaaaaacacagtttCTCACAGAGTTGGTGTTGTTACACAAACGATCACAATGCTGAAATATCACCAAACTATGTTGAAGACAACCATTTAATTATTGGAATCATTACATGTGAATATTGTGAATATTGCCATTCGAACTGGGGCATGGCAATGGATGCTCCTTTGGAGAAACAAACAGTTATGGAAACCCTTGAATTGACTTAGAtttgttctttttccatctTTTGCTATCATTTGATCATAACCACCACCTCCTCTCATTCCCCtctcctctccccccccccccccccacccccaacaATCCAAGAACAACATAAGAATGAAATTATTATCATCACCAACAGTAACCAAAGGATAAATAGGGAATAAATGAGAGAATAGAAACTTACCCCAGTGCGACCAATGTTCACAAAATTCAGAAGCGTTTGCTACGATCGGTTTGGGATCAAATGTAAATAGGAcacgtatgtttgtcctatcaatCAATCGCGACATTACTTACTAATTGTCGACAGCTTCACGATCGCGAACAGCTGAATCGACGGCGACGGTGTTTAAGGCAATCGATATTACATATTTGATGTAATCTTTGCTGCCTTGCTCTCAGTAAAGGAAGCCATAACCAAAGGCCTTTCCCAGAAGAGTTCCGATTGAAGTAAGCCGGTCCTGAACCTCATCCACGCATTTCTTCCTCTCAAACATGATGAGCTGCATGATGAACCATTCTTTGATGGAGGGATGGAGGAGTATCGGGCACATTGGCGGGAAAGCGATTACTTCCCGCCAATTCTTCGATCGGAAGGGCACTGATCACGTCTTTGATGGCTTTAAATTAGATTGAGAACAATACTTTCTTATCATTTTGAGTACTCTTCCTTAATGTTCTGACCAAAATCCCGAAAAGTGTCGACAAAATGACCATGTCCTTCTTCCAAGTCGACCCAAACAAACTTGGAAGCCCTCGAGCGTCATTGTAATCGACCAACTCGTAGATGGAAACTTCCATCACCTCATCTTTAAGCAGGGCCTCTGCACTGAAATCTCGCAGCCTTCTAAACCACTCACTCGATACAGAATACCAGTGTTTCGACAGACAAAGGGAAGGCCCGAAAAGTCGACTGAGCCGAAGAGAATAATGTTATTAGCAAACCACACCGGAAATTAGATACCATGCCCTGCTGGGAATTTCAGAATCGCATGAAGCTCGTCATGATGATACTGACGCAATTTAATTATTGGGTTTATATTGGAACAGTAAAAATTAGCTTATTGTAAAGACACGATgtaattttaatcttttttctgAGTATGCTGGGCTCGCAAGGAATCACACTGAATTACACAGTAAGAATATTTCAAACAAGCGAAATTTTAATTCAGCTTTCCCCCAGTTCACAATAATGGACTGTGAATTCCAGTGAGCAGTAAGTAGATCATAAATCGGTTAAGCTCTACTCTGAAGCTCTCTAATCTGTGACAATTTCTCAATAATAAAGATTGTAAACTTCCCAGCTTTCGTTCTTAAGGTCGCGCTTCAGTCACGATTCAAAGCACAAAAATATTAGCTCAAAAGCTTACATCATTTCAAACAGCATCGAGCTCGTTCTCCACCTCTTCAAACCCATCTGATGAACTGAAACACTCGATCATATCTAAAGACATCAGTAAACTTTCATCGTCCACGTCTTCCGTAAGTAGAAATTCAATCACGGTGCCTTCAGACTCACAAGCCAGGCaatctgccattttgttttggcttgCAAAAGCGTGCACCTTCGATGTCACGTGATCAAAAGCCTCAACATGTTGGCTAAGGACTGGGCCGTTTCCAGACACTCCGTGGAGAGGCTATGCTTGCGGCAACCAAGAAGCTTAGAATACAGCAATGTTTCATGTCACCAAAACTGACTCATGATACTCCGTTCTATGGTAGGGACAAGATCGCCGTGAAAAGCAACTACAAAATCAAAATTCAAAAAGTAGAAATAATAGTTAAGAATAACTATGTTAAGGTAATCTATTTAGCAAGGGGATTTAGAGCTCCCTCATATGAAATAAGGCAAAATAACTGGTTTATTTAGATGAGGAGAGTGACAGCGCTTTCTTCATAAAATTCATGCGTATCCTCGTAATGCACGTTAACCATTGTTAACTATTGTTAACAATTTGGAAGGCCTTTCTTCATTGCCATgtatacatttacatttttttcgtCTTAACTTCTGAAtatatttaatattttattttgagtgtatTTAATGATCTCATCAATAACCATCTATGTATTTGCCaaattggaaattttttttacaacagagtaaattaatttcatcaggcaaaaaaccactcAGAATAGTTATAAACTAAACGAGCTGAgtagtttcaataaattattgcttgcATTTTCTGGGTtgtaacacacacacacaactaATAGAATAGACAAGAGGATAAATAATGAAACAAATAAATCTAACTAATCTAAGGGAAATACatttagagaaaaaaagagaaaaaatcaaacaaacaaacaataaaaaagaacaaaaagccaaaaaaaactGGTACCAGATAGTAGTATAGTATTATCAGTTCTTGAGTTTGAACAGTAATAAGCTAAGAATAAATTGACAGTACCAAGCTAGCGTTAAACATAGGTAGATAAGAATTTTTCTATCATTGCTTGTCTAAATAAATGCAAAGAACTGCTTTTTAAATCTTCATCCAGATTATTCCGAACAGAAGGACCTGAGAAATGGAAATTAAATTTACCGTAATTAGTTCTAACCTGATCGATATAATAAGTTGATTCTGATGCTAGCCTAGTATTATAATTGTGTTTAGATGATAtaggtgaaaagaagttgtcaaAAGCCTTATGTAGTAAATGATGATGATACTGAAACATGAAAAGGGCAGTATGAGTAGTCACAAGATCGATTAATTTGATTAATCCTAGCTGTGAAAACACAGGGCTAGAGTGAGCATCTCGATTAGAAAATGTTATTATTCGAACTGCCTTTTTCTGCAAAAGTACAACATGTTTCAGAGTTCTGTCATAAGTGTTTCCCCAGGCAATCAAACCATAAGTCAGGAAAGGATACACTAAGGAATAATATAACTGATTGAGAATATCAATAGTAACAAAATGTCTAAGCTTAGATAGAATGCCAATGCTCCTTGAAATTTTCTTGCCAATTCCGTGTGTATGTTTTTTCCAGTGTAAATTACAATCAATGATAAGACCTAAGTATTTGACATATGCAGTTTGCTCCACAGGCCTGACTGAAATTTTTAAGCAAATTGGTTGAGGATTTCCTTGTGGAGGGCAAAAGATTACAAAATTTGTTTTATCAATATTTAAAGACAACCTATTTAACTGGAGCCATTGATTAATTTTATCTAGTtcttcatttaatttcaacTCAAGGGAATGTAAATTTTGATCTTGTAGAAAAATGTTGGTATCATCCGCAAAGAGGTGGAAATCAAGTACATTGGAACATTTATGAAGATCTTTtacatatataaaaaaaaaaacaaaggcccCAGTACAGATCCCTGTGGCACCCcacatgaaatttgttttgaatcTGAATCTATAGGGCCTAGTGAAACAAACTGTCTCCTATTAGACAAATAGGAGGAAAACCATTCATGTGCAATGCCCCTGATACCATAGTATTCCAGTTTGTCAAGTAAGATATAATTGTCAACAGTATCAAACGCTTTGCACAAATCTATAAAAATACCACAGGAATAACTAATtcttactgttgttgttgttgttgtcatcatGGAACGTGtacactattattattattattattattattattattattattatttattattattatcattattattattattattattattattattattattattattattattatttattattattatttcgttgttgttgttgttgttgctgtccGGTGATGAGGCCGAGCTTGCGGTAATAAATACATAATGTTGAACAACTATTTCTACCACACAGTACACCCAATTTTGATCATGGAATACTTGCACTGTGGAGATCTACTGGGGTATCTGAGAAAAAGCCGTGGAATTGCGGACAAATATTATCACGGAGAAGGAGAGGTAGCGCACTTGCGCACATACGATCTGGtctcattttcaaaacagattgCTACAGCAATGGGGTTCCTGGCATCAAGAGGGGTAAGTAAGTGATACGAGGATCATATGGTGTGAGACAAATACATACAGATTTCAGACCTGGAAACCTTCAGACCTGCGTATCCGTGTCCATCACTTCTACCTGCACATTATAGGCTGCACACTTTTATAGCGGCAGACCTTTTCCACGAGTAAAGGGTAACGGGTAAAGGGTAAATAGTGAAGGGTAGAGATTTCTATCTAACGATTGTCATGTCGCATTAAACTTCAGCATTActttaatttcttcaattttcaacaACCTATCCCACGACCAAAGAATTACCATGACTGATATTACCTTGTTGATTTCATTTCGTCCATGTAATTTTGATCGATGAAACTGAGCACAGACTGGGTAAGATTTAATAGTCAAGTGAAAAATACTCCAAGCTAACGAATGCAAGCTACCTACGGTGACCATGCgaacaaaagaatgaaaggaGTTTAAACAATTCTATCCTCTCTTCTTTGGTAAACTAAAGGaacgaaatcgaaaaaagaatacaaaaaaaaaaaaatgtcaacaaTACCAGGTTTCCTGGGTGGTCAGCAAACTAAGTGGTATCCCCAGCCAACAAGATGTAATTTAAGTGACAAAAACATGGCTAATTACCATGTGCGTTGCAAAAGCCCATTTCTGACTTGTTGTTTTCCTTCGCTTCAAAACAAATCTTCCAgcgaaaccattcaaatgaattCGATAAAAATGCTCATCAACCATTACCATTTCAATGGTTTTACAAATGGATTCGGTTTCAAAAAAGAGGCGAAAACCAACTCGAAaattgggatgatccgaaaaaggatcatgATCTTtgatcatggtgcatcaaagaAACCGAGGAATCCTTTCCCAGAGTAGACTCATGGGTTAGGTAGAGAGTTTTACCTTGGGTGAGGCTAATATACGGATTCCGACACCCTTTACCCTTTTACCCGTTGCTCTTTACCCATTTCCCTTACTCGCGGAAAAGGTCTACCACTTTTACATGTATAGTGACACTGTCTTGAGTAGGAAAGAATATCATGCTATTGAGTGAGTTGCAACTACAACGAAAGGCCTAAAGGTTTCAAAAGCAACGAACTCTGCATAAAGTCCTTGTAGTGAAGATACAAACATACTCGACGCAGTTGAATTAATCAAAGGCATTTTAAGTGACACAAGCACGCCATGTTCCCCGACTCAAAGATTCTTGGAAACCTTAACCTTATGTAGTAATCTAGTCCTGGTACAGATTGTTTATTGATCGAGTTTTACCATTTCCTGTGGTATGAAACATCAAAATCTTTTGCAGTGAATTCACTCGCGGATTTGCTATATTTGCTACAAGCGCCGGGTTTCTAACTCTTCGGTAACAAGAGTTTGAGATTAGTCAATCAGCATTAGGGGTTTCTTGGTTGGGCTTACATGAAGTGACTGTTTACATTTACATGGGGAACAGAATTCCATGGAAATGTTAGCATTTATGCCTGCACTCTTGAGTTGGAACTTAAATCAATGCATGGATTTGTTTTCTCCTGCCTTCCATAACTGTATCAGAAAGGGCCTATAGGACGTTAACTGTTGCAATGGACTGGTTATCTCACACTATTTTGCTTTCTGTGTCTCAAGACGCAAATAAGATCCACAAAAACCGAGGCAATGAAGAACCACGTCCCTATGACGACTTAAgacacagggtccagaggagttTAACGTCTCACCTTGAAAAGTGTATATCATTGTCGCTTAGTACGATTAATTAGCCCAATGGAATCTTTAGGAATGTACTGTAAACGATTTCTTCGCTTCTTATCTGACCCAGATCGACTTTGTtgttcgccattttgaaaatcaatAACCGAAAGCCATATCCTTGCTGGCGCATAGCACGTAGGCCGAAGGCGACCGAGGCACTTAAAGCGATCTCTCAATCTCTTGGCTTGCGGTAGATAAaatgtgtaacgaaactgtaacgcgatcaaaataacctATTTTTTGAGAGAAggaagagggtagtttctaaagaaactgtggtgctgcgtcggtggggaagtagtatacaaaaatttggttttatcaacggagttgataaatgtaaattggccaccattggtgttcaacatatcgtACAAAAAGagtggcatagctaggtccaaTTCTTTTGCCCATCGccacaccattaatttgtttgtaatagttgccggcgaatgaaaaacaattaagtgttaaaactagttcggcaaggcggaggagcgtttcggagcttggttctttgacagtgcgttgatcgaaaaagtgtttgagtgcttgaagaccttcgctattgggaatgactgtgtacaGAGATGTAATGTTcgtggtgaaaataagtttgtcttggccagagaaattgaaatcgcggaaattttttagtgcgtgtgtactgtcttttgatgtatgatggcaaagatagacgataggcgtcataatcctgtctaagtagctagaaatgagttcagTGGGGCagctacaggcagaaacgatagggcgacctgggttgttaggtttgtgaattttaggcaagaagtaaatgcacgaagttctaggggtgttgatgatgagattagtggcagtgtccggtaattcttgattaactatggGATTCTGAATGGtgtttttgacaagtttttgatttttggaagtgagatttttttggattttggcataaaacgaggtatccgaaagttgccgcaaagcttctttttggtaaaggtcggaccgccaaacaactaccgcgccgccttcgTCGGcagatttgacaactatgtcattgcgtttactaagatttttaagcgccgcccactcttccgagaaaaggttggaaaatttagtgttacgattgaatttaagtttgtgaatgtcgtgacggcattttccagattcttgcggctttccgtcgtacctagaagtagggaaaggccgcagatagccatgtgttttttggagtggttagggagattaaaatgacaagcgactggcttagatgcatctttatcatccttctcaacatcgcgaagttCTTCGCGGAATCAGTCACCTAGTcttctacctgtctcgccaatgtataaatCCAagaacttaattctggactgtttttccatttacacCAAGCCAAGACTCTTAAACTttaacaattaataggtccgcaaattaccgacgacactacattgcatagccataataccgtagttacaattccagaaaacctTCCGcctactgactcagagaaatctgttctcagtaagggcctaaattttgtccctattaccaaacgcaccaacgaattttctcttaagcaagatgttgaaaaattccttcgcctccttcagttaaaagccttttttcatgaCAAAGAAGACGAATCGGACACTTCTAacgaagatatttttgaaacacttcaagtTCGCAAATCTAAATGGACTCCCCTAGAAGGataatttgcctctttagatttttcaccaaaaaatgtcgtcacgacattcacaaacttaaattcaatcgtaacactaaattttccaacctttcctcggaaaagtgggcggcgcttaaaaatcttagtaaacgcaatgacatagttgtcaaatcggccgacgaaggcggcgcggtagttgtttggcggtccgacctttaccaaaaagaagctttgcggcaactttcggatacctcgttttatgccaaaatccaaaaagatctcacttacaaaaatcaaaaatttgtCAAAAACACCATTCAGAATCccatagttaatcaagaattaccggacactgccactaatctcatcatcaacacccctagaacttcgtgcatttacttcttgcctaaaattcacaaacctaacaacccaggtcgccctatcgtttctgcctgtagttgccccactgaactcatttctagctacttagacaggattatgacgcctatcgtcaatctttgccatcatacattaaaaacagtacacacgcactaaaaattttccgcgatttcaatttctccggccaagacaaacttattttcaccatgaaCATTACATCTCtgtacacagtcattcccaatagcgaaggtcttcaagcactcaaacactttttcgatcaacgcactgtcaaagaaccaagctccgaaacgctcctccgccttgccgaactagttttaatgcttaattgtttttcattcgccggcaactattacaaacaaattaatggtgtggcgatgggcacaagaatgggacctagctatgccactctttttgtaggatatgttgaacaccaattttttaatcagtacaacggcccaaATCTGAACtgtacggccgctacatcgatgattgtatcggcgctatttcatccagcagagaagaactcgatcattttataacctccgtaaattcttttcatccggctcttaaatatacctgggaaatttcggaaacgtcattggctttcctagatatcaaagtttctattagtggcaatgtgctatgtaccagtgtgcaccacaaacctacagatttttacagttatttgttgtattcatcatcacgtccatcacatgtcaagaactccattccttattctcaatttcttagacttcgacgtctatgtagtgatgactccgatttttccagcaaatcagaggagatgtgccagttcttcgaaaaacgtggctatcctgtctttgtggtcaaagcgggccatcatggCTCctaacaatttgatcgacagtcatcactacaaacgtcacaaaaagataagaatgacagaattccattcaccctcactttccatccttataatcacgcagtcaaaagtaagtatcattcttaataattttaaattactccaaaatgatcccgagactggtagaatcttttcgcaacctccacttatttcattcaaacgcgacaaaaacgtttgcaactttttagttagaagcgcactcaaaactaacgagcaacccagcactttcaaatgcgcgcgctcacgatgcaaaacttgtctttgcattgttaacactagcaagatatctggacctaagcgatctgttaagatcaccgattgtttcacatgtaccactgcaaatgtcatttattgcataacctgtactttatgcaataaattatacattggcgagacaggtagaagactaggtgaccgattccgcgaacaccttcgcgatgttgagaagaatgacaaagatgcatctaagccagtcgctcgtcattttaatctccctaaccactccaaaaaacacatggctatctgcggcctttccctacttctaggtacgacggaaagccgcaagaatctggaacaaaaattcatcttccaaatcggcaccctcaatcctcacggtattaacgaacgcttttcatttaactaatgtatttttatttttcacgttgccttgttaccaccaatagcgtagctcttactctactataaaaactacacgtaacccataattcctcgattcgctctgacgaagggctaacgctcgaaacgtcagcttttagaatgtctgtacggtggccaatttacgtttatcaactccgttgataaaatcaaatttttgtatattttttgAGAGGTTTTGATGTTCTTACGACAAACACATCTCCTCTGGCCCTGTGCTTAATATTGGTTTTCCAATGTTCATAGATTATTCACCGAGATCTAGCAGCACGAAACGTCCTCTTAGATAAGAACTGTGAGTGCAAGGTGACGGATTTTGGATTATCGTACCAGAACTTCAAATATGGACACGGCAATGCCAAGAAGGTGAGTTACGTTGTTGATAGGTTCCATTTCACATTGCTGTGACCACTCTTTGCCTTTCCCTTTTTCATCTGCAAACGATATGCTCTTGTCTTCCTAGGGCTGTATGCCAGTTAAATGGACGGCACCAGAGATCCTCTTTGGAGATGCCTCAAATCTTTCCACCAAAAGTGATGTGTATGTACTTGTAAAAATGTTGTAAAAAGTCATTTTACAGGGTTTTTGTGCAAAACGCATTTTAGAATATTAGATTGTAAGTCTTACAATGATGGTGCTCCATAATGTAAGAGTAATTAAAATatagattaaaaaaaagaatcgtgttttcaaattttagcgATGGTCATAGATTTTTACTTACGGACTGAAAAGAGTATCTATTGTCATCTGAGCTACAAGCTAAGAAGTCCAACAAGTAAACATCCATATGTCACTaacacttaaggtgattccttaatAATAGAACTGCATTTCTTCTTCACAGTTGGTCCTATGGAGTCGTCCTTTATGAGATCTTTACTATCGGTAGGTGTTTTGTGTACTGAGAATCAACATTTATTTATAAGCGTTATGATGGCGAGTTTAAGTccaaattatcatcatcatcctcgcATATGTCCAGAAGTtcaagtaattagatgcaagtctaattttgacatccaacaagtAGTGTCTCCTTAAATGTAAGCATTTCATATCTATTTCTAACAAGAAGGTTAAGGTAAAGATGAGCGTTATATTTTCAGGTCAGCGTAAATGGAGtagtttatccttacttgaggacCGCATTtggggggacactttgtgacgttaaaaTTCCGAGCCCCAACTAATGTTGAAGTTGGACAAAAGatcaaggggacacttcgtgacgcttattgaatcCGGGCGCATCTAATTACGTCATAGTTGTCTTCGTtactatcatcatcattgtcgttattattattattattctaccCTCCTCCCAGTTGGGGTAGTCAGTTGAGACTAGACTTCATCCAGAGGTCTAGGGTCATCAACTGTCCGTGGACTGTCTCAACAAGTTCATTCTGATTGTTTGATTTTCTTCTACGATAGAACCTTCCTTTGTTGTTATTCCCCACCGTATCTTCTTTAAAGACCCACCTttaaccgacaggcttttcgaccgttgttgtttttgttttgttttttttgttttttttaatggcaaTTAGAATTGCTTATCGCAGCAATGTGATTGGTAGAATTTTAAATTTGGCTGATTTTCATATATAAAAATTGTTCCGCGGCACGCAAttcctgtcggttgaaggtgggcctaaAACATCGTCTGTGGCAGTTTTTTAGAGTTTTAACCCACAACACTTCTCACACGCTAATCCAGTCAACAAGCGAACACAAAAGCCGGCTGAAACTTACATGCCTGTGAAACTAGTTACCTAGCCTTTTGTTGTAGCAGGCGGTAAATAGGATAAAACAGTAATGAAATGTTGACAATTAACAGGAGGCATTCCATATCCGGGTTGGTCGGAGGCCAAGACCATAGCAGAATTGCAGAAAGGTTATCGCATGCCGAGACCCCCACACATCGCCGACACTATGTGAGTCTCCTTTCATATCATTTTTTTGCGCTTTAGGCAGGGTAACGTATTGAAACGAAGAAGTGAAGGGAAAGCTGCTAAAGAGTGGGCATCACAGGTGGCCCAAGCTCTACGATTCGCGTGTGACATAATTTTAACATCATATCAACTTGACCGTTAATTTACATAATAAagaaattacaaggatttgAATGGGAAAAAAATGTATCGAATTGGAAAGCAAAATTAGGAGTGTGTTTTCAGTAAAATTTCCTCACCTAAACTCCTTTGTATTTCCTTTTCTATTTCGCACCGCGGGTATGGGTGTTAATTACTCGAGGTGAATTCGAACATACACAAGGAAAATACTGTTCACAGGATCTACCggtagttttggactagtttaaTCCGCGGACTTTCACGTTGCACAAAGTAACTTAATAGTCAACTGAAAAAAGAGGCATGCAAAACATAACATacaacataacataacataaaacTACAGAAATCGGATAATGGAATAAACgatctttattattccactattacgccattttaccatatttggtcaagagaacgcgcaaaatatgagacggtaatacactgtagtgtcccggtttgaccggtttagaacagagcaaatacggacagaACGgaagtttttcaatgaaagaagttgttttcaacaagaagcaaagcctgagaatttagcttgtc from Montipora foliosa isolate CH-2021 chromosome 7, ASM3666993v2, whole genome shotgun sequence includes the following:
- the LOC138010993 gene encoding tyrosine kinase receptor Cad96Ca-like — protein: MKLMDVEVDEWEISRGRITIEEVIGSGSFGTVWRATLSRKNRKPGIRFVAAKCLNPTSGEEGRKALMREIGLGKALADSPLPNVIKFIGCVTTQIHPILIMEYLHCGDLLGYLRKSRGIADKYYHGEGEVAHLRTYDLVSFSKQIATAMGFLASRGIIHRDLAARNVLLDKNCECKVTDFGLSYQNFKYGHGNAKKGCMPVKWTAPEILFGDASNLSTKSDVWSYGVVLYEIFTIGGIPYPGWSEAKTIAELQKGYRMPRPPHIADTMYHLMERCWQENPDFRPNFENIRKDLLSLIEKQLYLGLLDESKYDGTKYSMVEDVCAASVQPRPKKKWSSLKL